A stretch of the Arthrobacter stackebrandtii genome encodes the following:
- a CDS encoding LacI family DNA-binding transcriptional regulator, with amino-acid sequence MTTPATHTPRGPTTRNDVARYAGVSTAVVSYVVNGGPKKVAPATEAKVQDAIRVLGYRPNAAARALKLGSSETIGLVIPDNSNPFFSLLAHAVEDAAAERGYALVLTNSDGNLAKERRSVRNLAARQVDGVLLASVLFDPDLEDLEKANIPWVLLNQDHKIAGVNGVGVDLAAGAQAAVQHLIGHGHTSIGLVMGTNVGNDVDDRELGWLRALEEAGLAEGPIARSSFTRSGGYEAGKRLLAAATRPTAIFASSDMQAVGILRALHEAGVAVPGDIALASFDGSAESEYTWPALTTVEQPVREMAEAAVEGILKARRKGEPQQRIFPTTLRVRQSCGCPGVFA; translated from the coding sequence ATGACCACTCCGGCGACCCATACGCCCCGCGGCCCGACGACTCGCAACGACGTTGCCAGGTACGCCGGTGTCAGCACCGCCGTCGTCAGCTACGTGGTCAATGGCGGGCCAAAGAAGGTGGCACCAGCCACCGAAGCGAAGGTTCAGGATGCGATCCGCGTCCTCGGCTACCGCCCCAATGCGGCCGCGCGCGCACTGAAGCTTGGCTCCAGCGAGACCATCGGACTGGTCATCCCGGACAACAGCAACCCTTTCTTCTCCCTCCTTGCACATGCAGTGGAGGACGCGGCGGCCGAGCGGGGCTATGCCCTGGTGCTGACCAACTCCGACGGGAACCTCGCCAAGGAACGCCGCAGCGTACGGAACCTGGCGGCCCGCCAGGTGGACGGCGTGCTCCTGGCCAGCGTCCTGTTCGATCCGGACCTTGAAGACCTTGAAAAGGCCAACATCCCCTGGGTGCTGCTCAACCAGGACCACAAAATTGCAGGGGTCAACGGTGTCGGTGTGGATCTCGCGGCCGGTGCGCAGGCTGCCGTGCAGCACCTCATTGGGCACGGGCACACGAGTATTGGCCTGGTCATGGGTACCAACGTTGGCAACGACGTTGATGACCGTGAACTGGGCTGGCTCCGGGCACTTGAGGAGGCCGGGCTTGCGGAAGGGCCCATCGCGCGCAGTTCCTTCACCCGGTCAGGCGGCTATGAAGCTGGAAAGCGGCTCCTGGCCGCGGCGACCCGGCCAACGGCCATCTTCGCCAGCTCCGACATGCAGGCTGTCGGCATTCTCCGCGCCCTCCACGAAGCGGGGGTCGCCGTTCCGGGCGACATCGCCTTGGCGTCCTTCGATGGCTCCGCCGAATCCGAATACACGTGGCCGGCGCTGACCACCGTGGAACAGCCAGTGCGGGAGATGGCCGAAGCCGCGGTTGAGGGCATCCTGAAGGCGCGCCGCAAGGGGGAGCCGCAGCAGCGGATCTTTCCCACAACGCTCCGTGTCCGGCAGTCGT
- a CDS encoding carbohydrate ABC transporter permease, which produces MTTLAKHVRAERPQTGPPSPRGGYRRLGDLKIALFFIAPAMIGFIFFYVVPTVRGIYLSFTEYSILGDPEWIGTRNYERIAKDPLFWNALGVTSEYVVINIVLQTALALGLAILMHRVAKSTLVRGALLMPYLMANVIAALLWFWMLDYQIGIVNQIIEWMGLPRVAFFGNEQWAIPTQALINTWRHMGYTALLIFAGLQAIPNSVYEAASIDGSKAVSTFMRITLPLLRPVLVLVLVVTVIGSLQVFDTVAVTTAGGPVNATRVLQFYIYQRAFTEQDFGYGSAMAVILFLILAIVAFIQIKFLRGNQSDLD; this is translated from the coding sequence ATGACCACCCTTGCCAAACACGTACGAGCCGAGCGGCCACAAACGGGCCCGCCGAGCCCCCGCGGCGGCTACCGCCGGCTGGGCGACCTCAAGATCGCCCTCTTCTTCATCGCTCCGGCCATGATCGGCTTCATCTTCTTCTACGTCGTGCCCACCGTCCGGGGAATCTACCTGAGCTTCACCGAGTACAGCATCCTGGGCGACCCGGAATGGATCGGCACCAGGAACTATGAACGCATCGCCAAGGATCCGCTGTTCTGGAACGCCTTGGGCGTCACCTCCGAATACGTGGTGATCAACATCGTCCTCCAGACGGCGCTGGCCCTGGGCCTGGCCATCCTCATGCACCGGGTGGCAAAGTCCACGCTCGTCCGGGGAGCGCTCCTGATGCCCTACCTGATGGCCAACGTCATCGCGGCCCTGCTGTGGTTCTGGATGCTTGACTACCAGATCGGCATCGTCAACCAGATCATCGAATGGATGGGGCTGCCCCGCGTGGCCTTCTTCGGCAACGAACAGTGGGCCATCCCCACCCAGGCACTGATCAACACCTGGCGCCACATGGGCTACACGGCACTGCTGATCTTCGCCGGTTTGCAAGCCATCCCGAACAGCGTCTACGAGGCCGCCAGCATTGACGGTTCCAAGGCCGTCAGCACGTTCATGCGGATCACCCTGCCGCTGCTGCGCCCCGTGCTGGTGCTGGTCCTGGTGGTGACGGTGATCGGATCCCTCCAGGTCTTCGACACTGTCGCGGTCACTACCGCCGGCGGGCCCGTCAACGCCACCCGTGTGCTGCAGTTCTACATCTACCAGCGGGCCTTCACCGAACAGGACTTCGGCTATGGGTCAGCCATGGCCGTCATCCTCTTCCTCATCCTCGCCATCGTGGCATTCATCCAAATCAAATTCCTCCGCGGCAACCAGTCGGACCTGGACTAA
- a CDS encoding carbohydrate ABC transporter permease, whose translation MSTLASPKSGSRRRAFNWRRGIALALLALAVAVSILPFYWVLRTALSTNGSLAANSANLLPADFNLGAFKRVFGLQSPAEAIAEGGSGASINFWQYLWNSLVFSTITTACAVFCSSMAAYAFSRLRWKGRDAVFSLFLATMLVPPIFTALPNFLLIKNLGLLNSMLGLVLPYLFMTPFAIFFMRQFFLNMSREVEEAAMLDGAKHWRIFFQIVMPNAAAPIATLALLTFMGQWNEYFWPLLVGTTEESRVLTVGLGVFKSQSPQGAPDWSGLMAATLVSATPVLILFAIFGKRIVNSIGFNGTK comes from the coding sequence ATGAGCACTCTTGCCTCCCCCAAGTCCGGCTCCCGCCGTCGTGCCTTCAACTGGCGCCGCGGCATTGCCTTGGCACTGCTTGCCCTGGCTGTCGCCGTGAGCATCCTGCCCTTCTACTGGGTCCTGCGCACGGCGCTGTCCACGAACGGCTCCCTCGCCGCGAACTCAGCCAACCTGCTGCCGGCCGACTTCAACCTGGGCGCGTTCAAGCGGGTGTTTGGCCTCCAGAGCCCCGCCGAAGCCATCGCGGAAGGCGGCTCCGGGGCCTCGATCAACTTCTGGCAATACCTGTGGAACTCGCTGGTCTTTTCCACAATCACCACCGCCTGCGCCGTATTCTGCAGCTCGATGGCGGCCTACGCCTTCTCCCGGCTGCGGTGGAAAGGCCGCGACGCGGTCTTCTCCCTGTTCCTGGCCACCATGCTCGTCCCGCCGATCTTTACCGCCCTGCCCAACTTCCTGCTCATCAAGAACCTGGGCTTGCTGAACTCCATGCTCGGACTCGTGCTGCCCTACCTGTTCATGACCCCGTTCGCGATCTTCTTCATGCGCCAGTTCTTTTTGAACATGTCCCGGGAAGTTGAAGAAGCGGCCATGCTCGACGGCGCCAAACACTGGCGGATCTTCTTCCAGATCGTCATGCCCAATGCCGCCGCCCCGATCGCCACCCTCGCACTGCTGACCTTCATGGGGCAGTGGAACGAGTACTTCTGGCCGCTGCTCGTGGGCACCACCGAGGAATCCCGGGTGCTCACCGTGGGGCTGGGGGTATTCAAATCCCAGTCCCCGCAAGGCGCGCCTGACTGGTCCGGGCTGATGGCCGCCACCCTGGTCTCCGCCACGCCCGTGCTGATTCTCTTCGCCATCTTCGGCAAGCGGATCGTCAACTCCATCGGCTTCAACGGCACCAAATAG
- a CDS encoding ABC transporter substrate-binding protein, giving the protein MNKKAFTAVAAAALALSACSGGSAGGNSATGELDYWLWDANQLPAYQQCAADFTKANPDITVKITQTGWDDYWSRINNGMASGTAPDVFTDHLSKYPDFLKTNQLLALDDAVTKDSVDLTQYNEGLADLWVGPDGKRYGLPKDWDTVALFYNKKMAADAGITAEQMGSLDWNPQDGGSYEKIIARLTVDKNGKRGDEAGFDKNNVAVYGLGLKGSDADSAGQTQWSYLSATTGWTATDKNPWGTHFNYDDPNLQATIDWWASLVAKGYMPKLETTVGADVADNFGAGKAAINSHGSWMIGQYTGYEGIDLGIAPTPQGPDGERASMFNGLADSIWAGTKKKDAAIKWVEYLASTDCQDVVASKAIVFPAITTSSDKAAEAFKAKNVDVSAFTQQVKDKTTFTGPITDNAAKIAGIMTPAMDAVLSGKSPASSLTDANEQVNALFTE; this is encoded by the coding sequence ATGAACAAGAAGGCATTCACCGCCGTCGCCGCCGCCGCTCTCGCCCTGTCGGCCTGCTCGGGAGGAAGCGCCGGAGGCAATTCAGCCACAGGCGAGCTCGACTACTGGCTCTGGGACGCCAACCAGCTGCCCGCCTACCAGCAGTGCGCCGCGGACTTCACCAAGGCCAACCCGGACATTACCGTCAAGATCACCCAGACCGGCTGGGATGACTACTGGTCCAGGATCAACAACGGCATGGCCTCCGGCACCGCACCGGATGTCTTCACCGATCATCTGTCCAAGTACCCGGACTTCCTCAAGACCAATCAGCTGCTGGCCCTTGACGACGCCGTCACCAAGGACTCGGTGGACCTGACGCAGTACAACGAAGGCCTCGCCGACCTCTGGGTGGGCCCGGACGGCAAACGCTACGGCCTGCCCAAGGACTGGGACACTGTTGCGCTGTTCTACAACAAGAAGATGGCCGCCGATGCCGGCATCACCGCGGAACAGATGGGCTCCCTGGACTGGAACCCACAGGATGGCGGAAGTTACGAGAAGATCATCGCCCGGCTCACCGTGGACAAGAACGGCAAGCGCGGGGACGAGGCAGGCTTCGACAAGAACAATGTTGCCGTCTACGGCCTGGGCCTGAAGGGCTCCGACGCCGACAGCGCCGGCCAGACCCAGTGGAGCTATCTGTCCGCCACCACCGGCTGGACCGCCACGGACAAAAACCCGTGGGGAACCCACTTCAACTACGACGATCCGAACCTCCAGGCCACCATCGACTGGTGGGCCTCGCTCGTCGCGAAGGGCTACATGCCCAAGCTCGAGACCACCGTGGGCGCCGACGTTGCCGACAACTTCGGTGCAGGGAAGGCTGCCATCAACAGCCACGGTTCCTGGATGATCGGCCAGTACACCGGCTACGAGGGCATCGACCTCGGCATCGCCCCCACGCCCCAGGGCCCCGACGGCGAGCGCGCCTCCATGTTCAACGGCCTGGCCGATTCCATTTGGGCCGGAACCAAGAAGAAGGACGCCGCCATCAAGTGGGTCGAGTACCTCGCCTCCACCGACTGCCAGGACGTCGTGGCCTCCAAGGCAATCGTGTTCCCGGCCATCACCACCTCCTCCGACAAGGCAGCTGAAGCCTTCAAGGCCAAGAACGTGGACGTGAGCGCCTTTACCCAGCAGGTGAAGGACAAGACCACCTTCACGGGCCCGATCACGGACAACGCCGCCAAGATTGCTGGCATCATGACCCCGGCCATGGACGCGGTGCTTTCCGGCAAGTCCCCGGCCAGTTCGCTGACGGACGCCAATGAGCAGGTCAACGCCCTCTTCACGGAGTAG